A window of Campylobacter pinnipediorum subsp. pinnipediorum contains these coding sequences:
- the def gene encoding peptide deformylase, whose product MILEVLSYPNKKLYEVSKDVTEFDDKLHKFLDDMYDTMIAKLGIGLAAIQVGVAKRIFIINLVNEDGTQDKNELIEVINPVFEDKKGESIFQEGCLSVPDFYEEVKRAEWIKVSYQDRFGNHHSIEADGLLAIAFQHENDHLDGHLFIEKIGFTKRKKFDKEFKNSKKQKPKEHS is encoded by the coding sequence GTGATTTTAGAAGTTTTATCATACCCTAATAAAAAATTATATGAAGTCTCAAAAGACGTTACAGAATTTGATGATAAATTACATAAATTTCTTGATGATATGTATGATACGATGATAGCAAAATTAGGCATAGGTCTTGCTGCTATTCAAGTAGGCGTTGCAAAACGTATTTTTATTATAAATTTAGTTAATGAAGACGGCACTCAAGATAAGAATGAACTTATAGAGGTTATAAATCCTGTTTTTGAAGACAAAAAAGGTGAAAGTATTTTTCAAGAAGGTTGTCTTAGTGTGCCAGATTTTTACGAAGAAGTAAAAAGGGCTGAATGGATAAAAGTATCTTATCAAGATCGTTTTGGAAATCATCATTCTATAGAAGCTGATGGATTGTTGGCTATTGCTTTTCAGCACGAAAACGACCATCTTGATGGTCATCTGTTTATAGAAAAAATAGGATTTACTAAACGTAAAAAATTTGATAAAGAGTTTAAAAATAGCAAAAAACAAAAGCCAAAAGAGCATAGCTAA
- a CDS encoding ABC transporter ATP-binding protein yields the protein MKNLVEIRNLSFRYKYKTILQNINLDIQEDSKIVIHGNNGRGKSTFLSLLAGLKDDCKESIKTRPNLKIAYLFQDSNDQFIAPSVIEDVAFSLLVDGIDPKNAERLSSDMLERLKISHLKNNSIYYLSGGEKRLVAIAGILVRDADLYLLDEPFKELDEEKTNLVLEILNEKKAFILITHEKKELLQNVVFFDLDMLEKDI from the coding sequence ATGAAAAATTTAGTAGAAATTAGAAATTTATCTTTCAGATACAAATACAAAACCATCTTACAAAACATAAACTTAGACATACAAGAAGACTCAAAAATAGTAATACACGGAAATAACGGTAGAGGAAAAAGCACTTTTTTATCACTTTTGGCTGGATTAAAAGATGACTGCAAAGAGAGTATAAAAACTCGCCCTAATCTAAAAATAGCATATCTATTTCAAGATAGCAATGACCAATTTATAGCTCCAAGTGTTATTGAAGATGTTGCTTTTTCACTTTTAGTAGACGGAATAGATCCAAAAAATGCCGAGAGATTATCAAGTGATATGCTTGAAAGATTAAAAATTTCACATCTTAAAAACAACTCTATATACTATCTATCTGGCGGAGAAAAAAGGCTTGTTGCAATAGCTGGAATACTTGTTAGAGATGCTGATTTATATCTACTAGACGAACCGTTTAAAGAGCTAGATGAAGAAAAAACGAATCTAGTCTTGGAAATTTTAAATGAAAAAAAGGCATTTATTTTAATAACCCACGAAAAAAAAGAGCTTCTTCAAAATGTTGTATTTTTTGATCTAGATATGCTAGAAAAAGATATTTGA
- a CDS encoding YifB family Mg chelatase-like AAA ATPase — protein sequence MKSLYCATYLDGLKIVEVESVFSRGLPGFNIVGLAGASIKESTERVKAALLSLGFSFPSQKITISLSPSDISKNGSHFDLSIALLIALQKSEQLDKIFVFGELGLDGSIKNTTNLFSILLFLSTKVKNAKVLVPKSIADKASEIQNLEIYGVDKLEDAINFFIDKDYAQSCKFKNTHPVFKNIIDINGKKYLPNLDFKLDFKDVLGQTRAKRACLISAVGMHNIIFEGSPGCGKSMCAKRLLYILPPQSLDDVLSSAAYRSLNMQDSEFSSVRAFRSPHHTSTKSSIFGGGTSVARIGEVALANGGILFFDEFNYFSKQVIESLREPLQDYKINISRVNSKVSYDTKFTFVAALNPCPCGNLLSKNLNCRCSEREIKQYKSKLSEPILDRIDIYVQMDEVSKTDKSDITSRQMSEVVLNAFKFQKQRGQIEFNGKLQDSDVDKFCSLDDEAKNILNKAITRYNLSQRGIKKTLKVARSIADIEFKNDISKSHILEALSFRNKD from the coding sequence ATGAAATCCCTATACTGCGCAACATACTTAGATGGTTTAAAAATTGTAGAAGTAGAGTCTGTATTTTCTAGGGGGTTGCCGGGGTTTAACATAGTAGGGCTAGCTGGTGCAAGTATAAAAGAAAGCACGGAGCGTGTAAAGGCAGCACTTTTATCTTTGGGGTTTTCGTTTCCATCTCAAAAAATTACTATCAGTCTATCTCCATCTGATATATCCAAAAATGGTTCACATTTTGATCTATCAATAGCTCTTTTAATAGCACTTCAAAAATCAGAACAACTTGATAAAATTTTTGTTTTTGGAGAACTTGGACTTGATGGAAGTATTAAAAACACAACAAATCTTTTTTCAATACTTCTTTTTTTAAGCACTAAGGTTAAAAATGCAAAGGTTCTAGTCCCAAAATCCATAGCGGATAAGGCAAGTGAGATACAAAATTTAGAAATTTATGGTGTTGATAAGCTCGAAGATGCTATTAACTTTTTCATAGATAAAGACTATGCACAAAGTTGTAAGTTTAAAAATACGCATCCGGTTTTTAAAAATATAATTGATATAAATGGTAAAAAATATCTTCCAAATTTAGATTTTAAGCTAGATTTTAAAGATGTTTTGGGTCAAACAAGGGCAAAAAGAGCTTGTCTTATATCGGCTGTCGGTATGCATAATATAATATTTGAAGGAAGTCCAGGATGTGGTAAGAGTATGTGTGCTAAAAGACTTTTATATATTCTTCCGCCTCAAAGTTTAGATGATGTTTTAAGTTCAGCGGCTTATCGTTCTTTAAATATGCAAGATAGCGAGTTTAGTAGTGTTCGTGCTTTTAGAAGTCCACATCATACATCAACAAAAAGCTCTATTTTTGGTGGTGGAACCAGTGTTGCTAGGATAGGCGAGGTGGCTTTGGCTAATGGCGGTATTTTGTTTTTTGATGAGTTTAATTATTTTTCAAAGCAGGTTATAGAGAGTTTGCGGGAGCCTTTGCAGGATTATAAAATAAATATTTCAAGGGTAAACTCAAAAGTTTCTTATGATACAAAATTTACATTTGTGGCTGCTTTAAATCCTTGTCCTTGTGGAAATTTATTATCTAAAAACTTAAATTGTAGATGTAGCGAAAGAGAGATAAAGCAGTATAAGTCAAAACTTTCAGAGCCTATTTTAGATAGAATTGACATTTATGTCCAAATGGATGAGGTTAGTAAAACCGATAAATCAGATATTACTTCAAGACAGATGAGCGAAGTGGTATTAAATGCCTTTAAATTTCAAAAGCAACGAGGGCAGATTGAATTTAACGGAAAATTGCAAGATAGCGATGTTGATAAGTTTTGTAGTCTTGATGATGAGGCAAAAAATATTTTAAATAAGGCAATAACAAGGTATAATTTATCTCAAAGAGGTATAAAAAAGACTTTAAAAGTAGCTAGAAGTATTGCTGATATTGAGTTTAAAAACGATATATCAAAATCACATATTTTGGAAGCTTTGAGTTTTAGAAATAAGGATTAA
- a CDS encoding DUF4198 domain-containing protein: MLKKILSLAVVATLGFAVNANAHQIIASSVGKNKFEAKFWAHTQFDDYNSNQLLGAKAYDENLDRIKTGIKYNYNDDSKKPEILTEKAPAIMVTVFDAKYWIQTDTGYKNGNKTKIDDVVFDDIKSVKIGKTYFSWNEKFLDPIGLKLEVIALNDPLKVKVGDSLPVLVLKDGKPAKGVAFETANEDLDNLTNEFGIALIPIKEKGLNIIAARGEEPLFNDPDAHTLFIQSSISFEVK; encoded by the coding sequence ATGCTTAAAAAAATATTATCTTTAGCCGTTGTTGCAACACTAGGTTTTGCCGTAAATGCAAATGCTCACCAAATTATAGCAAGCAGTGTTGGAAAAAATAAATTTGAAGCTAAATTCTGGGCACACACGCAATTTGACGATTATAACTCAAACCAACTTCTTGGAGCCAAAGCTTACGATGAAAATTTAGATCGAATAAAAACAGGTATAAAATATAATTATAACGATGATTCGAAAAAACCTGAAATTCTAACAGAAAAAGCACCTGCCATAATGGTAACAGTTTTTGATGCAAAATACTGGATTCAAACAGATACCGGATACAAAAATGGAAATAAAACAAAAATAGATGATGTTGTGTTTGATGACATCAAGAGTGTTAAAATAGGAAAAACATATTTTTCTTGGAACGAGAAATTTTTAGATCCGATAGGTTTAAAACTAGAAGTAATAGCGCTAAACGATCCTTTAAAAGTTAAAGTTGGTGACTCTTTACCTGTTTTGGTATTAAAAGATGGCAAGCCAGCAAAAGGCGTAGCATTTGAAACAGCAAATGAAGACCTTGATAATTTAACCAATGAATTTGGTATAGCTTTAATTCCTATCAAAGAAAAAGGGCTAAATATAATTGCAGCAAGAGGCGAAGAGCCATTATTTAATGACCCAGATGCACATACTTTATTTATCCAAAGCTCTATATCTTTTGAGGTAAAATAG
- the purN gene encoding phosphoribosylglycinamide formyltransferase, producing MLTKKIAVLFSGSGSNLQAILDKVHNKVFNGVKIEVALCISNKADAYGIQRAKKYGLETKIIENKNFSSREEFDAALVEEIKKQDIDLVVLAGFMRILTSVFTTQIKAINLHPSILPLFKGAHAIQESFDSDMQVGGVSVHWVSEELDGGKLIAQRAFERKSQMSLDDWANAIHSIEHEILPQAIIKILCNN from the coding sequence ATGCTTACAAAAAAAATAGCAGTGCTTTTTAGTGGTAGTGGTTCAAATCTGCAAGCCATTTTGGATAAGGTTCACAACAAAGTATTTAATGGTGTAAAGATTGAGGTTGCTTTGTGTATAAGCAATAAAGCTGATGCTTATGGTATACAAAGAGCAAAAAAATATGGACTTGAAACCAAGATAATAGAAAATAAAAATTTTTCATCAAGAGAAGAATTTGATGCGGCTTTAGTAGAAGAGATAAAAAAACAAGATATAGATTTGGTCGTGTTGGCTGGATTTATGAGAATTTTAACAAGTGTTTTTACAACTCAAATAAAAGCGATAAATTTACACCCATCTATACTTCCGCTTTTTAAGGGTGCGCATGCTATACAAGAGAGTTTTGATAGTGATATGCAAGTTGGTGGTGTGAGTGTTCATTGGGTTAGTGAAGAGCTTGATGGCGGAAAACTTATAGCCCAAAGAGCTTTTGAACGTAAATCGCAAATGAGTTTAGATGATTGGGCTAATGCTATACATAGCATAGAGCATGAAATTTTACCACAAGCTATAATTAAAATTTTATGTAATAATTAA
- a CDS encoding fumarate hydratase has protein sequence MRIIHADEIKKVVSELCKQACYVITPDMKEAFIKAKQTETSPLAKDILSKLLQNSELAEKKVAPICQDTGMTVVFLEIGQDVKIEGEYIEDAVNAGVADGYVGGYLRKSVVAEPLFERKNTTNNTPAVINTKIIPGDKIRIKVAPKGFGSENKSILKMLVPADGIEGVKKVFLDAVKLAGPNACPPMVIGVGIGGTMDKATLLAKHAAVRSIDSKNSDERYAKLEEELLELARKTGVGPQGLGGDTTAVKVNIEWYPTHIAGLPVAININCHAARHADAEI, from the coding sequence ATGAGAATTATTCATGCAGATGAAATAAAAAAGGTTGTAAGTGAGCTTTGTAAACAAGCCTGCTATGTTATTACTCCTGATATGAAAGAAGCTTTTATAAAAGCCAAACAAACAGAAACATCACCTTTAGCAAAGGATATTTTGTCTAAATTGTTGCAAAACTCAGAACTAGCTGAAAAAAAAGTAGCCCCAATATGTCAAGATACTGGGATGACTGTTGTATTTTTGGAGATAGGACAAGATGTAAAAATAGAAGGTGAATACATAGAAGATGCTGTAAATGCTGGTGTGGCTGATGGTTATGTTGGTGGTTATTTGAGAAAATCAGTTGTTGCTGAACCACTTTTTGAAAGAAAAAATACTACAAATAATACCCCAGCTGTTATAAACACAAAAATAATCCCCGGCGATAAAATTAGAATAAAAGTAGCGCCAAAAGGATTTGGTAGTGAAAATAAGTCTATTTTAAAAATGCTTGTTCCTGCTGACGGAATAGAGGGTGTTAAGAAAGTTTTCTTAGATGCTGTAAAGTTGGCTGGTCCAAATGCTTGCCCTCCTATGGTTATTGGTGTTGGAATAGGCGGCACTATGGATAAAGCTACTCTTTTAGCAAAACATGCTGCTGTTCGTTCCATTGATAGCAAAAATAGCGATGAAAGATATGCAAAACTAGAAGAAGAGTTGTTAGAACTTGCTAGAAAAACAGGCGTTGGCCCTCAAGGTTTAGGTGGAGATACTACAGCTGTAAAGGTAAATATAGAATGGTATCCAACCCATATCGCAGGACTTCCTGTTGCCATAAATATAAATTGCCACGCTGCTCGCCACGCTGATGCTGAAATTTAA
- a CDS encoding CbiQ family ECF transporter T component, translating to MSKPVCYLLCVILYDILLLNINNFGAFDFFIPFFAFLFLCPDKKRVFFWLLGLNLFILFMVASYFINNEIQNAKIIFLRSNLILLLVLSLLFSKDQYFITKALYELKFPQKIIAIMVINSRLFSDFLQKTKQIPKTLKARGVKLTTSFFTYKCYANLIGKNIVASLDLAFEIFNTMKVRGYKDKIAFLHSEKAQFGEIMLLILSVLNILYRIIINL from the coding sequence ATGAGCAAACCAGTTTGTTACTTACTTTGCGTAATACTTTATGATATTTTATTGCTTAATATAAATAATTTTGGCGCATTTGACTTTTTTATACCATTTTTTGCGTTTTTATTTTTATGTCCTGATAAAAAAAGAGTATTTTTTTGGCTACTTGGACTAAATTTATTTATACTTTTTATGGTTGCTTCATATTTTATAAACAACGAAATACAAAATGCAAAAATTATCTTTTTAAGATCAAATCTAATATTGCTTTTAGTTCTTAGTTTGCTATTTAGTAAAGATCAATATTTTATTACAAAAGCACTTTACGAGCTTAAATTTCCACAAAAAATTATAGCCATAATGGTAATAAATTCAAGATTATTTAGTGATTTTTTACAAAAAACCAAACAAATACCAAAAACATTAAAAGCAAGAGGTGTTAAACTAACAACATCATTTTTTACATACAAATGTTATGCTAATTTAATAGGCAAAAATATAGTTGCCAGTCTTGACCTTGCATTTGAAATTTTTAATACAATGAAAGTAAGGGGATATAAAGACAAAATTGCATTTTTGCATTCAGAAAAAGCACAATTTGGCGAAATAATGCTTTTAATACTTAGTGTTTTAAATATTTTATATAGGATTATAATAAACTTATGA
- a CDS encoding Fe-S-containing hydro-lyase, with translation MSDIKKIQVPFDKEVVKSLKAGDNVLISGTIIAARDAAHKALIETLQRGESLPVNLAGETIYYLGPSPAKPGDVIGAAGPTTSGRMDKYTPTMINEIGINGMIGKGYRSQEVIDAMKKSSCVYMVAIGGAGALISQSIKKYEILAYPELGPEAIARLTVEDFPAIVAIDCEGNNFYEIGQKPYKKI, from the coding sequence ATGTCAGATATAAAAAAAATACAAGTACCATTTGATAAAGAGGTAGTAAAAAGTTTAAAAGCTGGAGATAATGTTTTGATATCAGGGACTATTATTGCTGCAAGAGATGCTGCTCACAAGGCTTTGATAGAGACATTACAAAGAGGTGAGAGTTTGCCTGTAAATTTAGCTGGAGAGACCATATACTATCTAGGGCCAAGTCCTGCTAAACCAGGAGATGTCATAGGCGCAGCAGGTCCAACAACAAGTGGCAGAATGGATAAATACACACCTACTATGATAAATGAAATTGGTATAAACGGCATGATAGGTAAAGGATACAGATCGCAAGAAGTTATTGATGCTATGAAAAAATCAAGTTGTGTATATATGGTTGCTATAGGTGGCGCTGGTGCTTTAATAAGTCAGAGTATAAAAAAATACGAGATTTTAGCCTATCCTGAACTCGGACCAGAAGCAATAGCAAGACTTACGGTTGAAGATTTTCCGGCTATAGTTGCGATTGATTGTGAAGGTAATAATTTTTATGAAATAGGACAAAAGCCTTATAAGAAGATATAA
- the cbiM gene encoding cobalt transporter CbiM, translated as MHISEGVLNNTIISVGWAVSATLAAYALYKLKNKDMPKIAMLSSLFFIGSFIHIPVGPTSVHLLFNGLIGAIGGLNSFLAIMIALFFQALLYGFGGIGVLGVNTFIMAFPAVVVWYFLRPKLHKNTNLVSFVGGFLPVLLSVILLCGILLINSTKLDYAIYMIVLFNLPLMFIEGFISVFTLRFILKYKPDFL; from the coding sequence ATGCATATATCAGAAGGTGTATTAAATAACACTATAATTAGCGTAGGATGGGCTGTTTCTGCGACATTGGCCGCCTACGCACTTTATAAATTAAAAAACAAAGACATGCCAAAAATAGCAATGCTGTCATCTTTGTTTTTCATAGGTTCTTTTATACACATACCGGTTGGACCTACAAGCGTTCACCTTTTATTTAACGGCTTAATTGGGGCAATTGGGGGACTAAATTCGTTTTTAGCCATAATGATAGCCCTATTTTTCCAAGCTCTACTTTATGGATTTGGAGGTATAGGAGTTCTTGGTGTAAATACCTTTATTATGGCATTTCCAGCTGTTGTAGTTTGGTATTTTTTAAGACCAAAACTGCACAAAAATACAAATTTAGTATCTTTTGTAGGTGGTTTTTTACCAGTTTTATTAAGCGTTATATTATTGTGTGGAATTTTACTTATAAATAGCACAAAACTCGATTATGCTATTTATATGATTGTATTATTTAACTTACCATTAATGTTTATAGAGGGTTTTATATCAGTATTTACCTTGCGTTTTATCTTAAAATATAAGCCTGATTTTTTATGA
- a CDS encoding NAD(P)H-hydrate dehydratase, with protein MKKLFLNTNELDLRATLKFGLESEILMENAALSIANHIRKKIKKGSKILGICGGGNNAADVFAALRMLQGDYKTKIFLASSSLKPLAKKQLEIAKKAGAKLTTKIKKSKCIVDGLFGSGLNRELSKEHKKLLKKINKIKAYKVACDIPSGLSENGNILGECFKADTTICMGALKLGCFLDEAKDYVGRVKVANLGICKDKFQTKTDTFLLQKRDLKLPFRKKLCVNKGDFGHAFVVCGKLSGASEICAKAAFSIGTGLVSVIGRNKIIKNYLMQTDKIGQKMNAGAIGMGLSIEDVSSLNLNTLMDKSLVLDAMMCHCKATFDILKQNKKIVLTPHPKEFCSLLKLGGLADISVDELQKNRFEYAKKFSLKFKCVLVLKGANTIIAKNGKLFIMPFGSSSLAKGGSGDVLSGIILGLLAQGYSPLKAAINGTLAHALSAKKQKINNYALNPNNIIKGIKCLQKK; from the coding sequence TTGAAAAAATTATTTTTAAACACAAACGAACTTGACTTAAGAGCTACATTAAAATTTGGACTTGAAAGTGAAATTTTAATGGAAAATGCAGCCTTGTCTATAGCAAATCACATACGTAAAAAGATAAAAAAAGGTAGTAAAATTCTCGGAATTTGTGGCGGTGGAAACAATGCGGCAGATGTTTTTGCAGCCCTTAGAATGCTTCAGGGGGATTATAAAACAAAGATATTTTTAGCATCCTCAAGCTTAAAACCATTGGCTAAAAAGCAATTAGAGATAGCCAAAAAAGCTGGAGCTAAATTAACAACAAAAATCAAAAAATCAAAGTGTATAGTAGATGGTCTTTTTGGATCCGGACTAAATAGAGAGCTTAGTAAAGAGCATAAAAAACTATTAAAAAAAATAAACAAAATAAAAGCATACAAGGTAGCTTGTGATATTCCAAGCGGTTTGAGTGAGAATGGAAATATTTTAGGCGAGTGTTTTAAAGCTGATACTACTATTTGTATGGGTGCTTTAAAGCTTGGATGTTTTTTAGATGAAGCAAAAGATTATGTCGGCAGGGTAAAAGTTGCAAATTTAGGTATTTGCAAAGATAAATTTCAAACAAAAACAGATACTTTTTTGCTTCAAAAAAGAGACCTAAAATTACCATTTAGAAAAAAACTTTGTGTAAATAAGGGCGATTTCGGACATGCTTTTGTTGTTTGTGGTAAGCTATCAGGCGCTAGTGAAATCTGTGCAAAAGCAGCATTTAGCATAGGTACCGGACTTGTTAGTGTGATAGGTAGAAATAAAATCATAAAAAACTATCTTATGCAAACAGATAAAATAGGTCAAAAAATGAATGCAGGTGCTATTGGAATGGGGCTTAGTATTGAAGATGTGTCAAGCTTAAACTTAAATACACTTATGGATAAAAGTCTTGTTTTGGATGCTATGATGTGTCATTGTAAGGCTACTTTTGATATTTTAAAACAAAACAAAAAGATAGTTTTGACACCGCACCCAAAAGAATTTTGTTCATTGCTTAAACTTGGTGGTTTGGCTGATATTAGTGTTGATGAGCTTCAAAAAAATAGGTTTGAGTATGCTAAGAAGTTTAGCTTAAAATTTAAATGTGTTTTGGTGCTAAAAGGTGCAAATACTATCATTGCAAAAAATGGTAAATTATTTATAATGCCTTTTGGATCAAGCTCTCTTGCAAAAGGTGGTAGTGGCGATGTGCTATCAGGCATTATACTTGGGCTTTTAGCTCAGGGTTATTCGCCTTTAAAAGCTGCAATAAATGGCACTTTAGCACATGCATTATCAGCAAAAAAACAAAAGATAAATAACTATGCTTTAAACCCAAATAATATCATAAAAGGAATAAAATGCTTACAAAAAAAATAG
- a CDS encoding YceI family protein, which yields MKKIISSVVVASLFATGAFAFNAKMDPELSFTGYKTEKKTAVGGTFKKFEFKSEKKDSFVDFAKTIDIKIESAGLTTKNPLRDKRIASIFKNEAIMAKIVDVKGDENKGEFALEITANGVTKTYNAPYEVKDGKLSASAVIDVLDFSLNETFNKFAQECKALHSGKTWSEAKVDMSLVIEK from the coding sequence ATGAAAAAAATTATTTCTAGTGTTGTTGTAGCATCTTTATTTGCTACTGGTGCGTTTGCTTTTAATGCAAAAATGGATCCTGAGCTAAGCTTTACAGGATATAAAACAGAAAAGAAGACTGCTGTTGGCGGAACATTTAAAAAATTTGAGTTTAAATCAGAAAAAAAAGATAGTTTTGTTGACTTTGCTAAAACAATTGACATAAAGATAGAATCAGCTGGTTTAACTACAAAAAATCCACTTCGCGACAAAAGAATTGCTTCTATTTTCAAAAATGAAGCAATAATGGCAAAAATCGTTGATGTAAAAGGTGATGAGAATAAGGGCGAATTTGCTCTTGAAATCACAGCAAATGGAGTAACAAAAACTTACAATGCTCCTTATGAAGTAAAAGATGGAAAGTTATCAGCTAGTGCTGTTATAGATGTTCTTGATTTTAGTTTAAATGAAACTTTCAATAAGTTTGCGCAAGAGTGCAAAGCTTTACATAGCGGAAAAACTTGGAGTGAAGCTAAAGTTGATATGAGCTTGGTTATAGAAAAATAA